The following proteins are encoded in a genomic region of Terriglobales bacterium:
- a CDS encoding type II toxin-antitoxin system VapC family toxin, which produces MEVLYLLDTNICIYIRQKKPQSVLQHLEKLRPGEAGLSIITYGELIYGARKSKYSIAALEHLRELTTVLPPLPLPEAAADRYGTIRAELETRGELIGNNDLWIAAHALADGLTLVTNNQKEFRRVRGLKTQNWIA; this is translated from the coding sequence ATGGAGGTCTTGTATCTGCTCGATACGAACATTTGTATCTATATCCGCCAGAAGAAGCCGCAGAGTGTTCTCCAGCATCTTGAGAAGCTCCGCCCTGGAGAGGCTGGGCTCTCCATCATTACCTACGGCGAGCTGATTTACGGGGCCAGAAAAAGCAAGTATTCCATCGCCGCCCTTGAGCATTTGCGCGAACTTACGACTGTTCTTCCTCCTCTTCCCTTGCCTGAGGCCGCTGCCGATCGTTACGGGACGATCCGCGCTGAATTGGAAACGAGAGGCGAGTTGATCGGCAACAACGATTTGTGGATTGCCGCACACGCGCTGGCGGATGGATTAACCTTGGTAACCAATAACCAGAAAGAATTTCGGCGAGTGCGAGGGCTTAAGACGCAAAACTGGATTGCCTAG
- the vapB gene encoding type II toxin-antitoxin system VapB family antitoxin, giving the protein MATAKVFRSGNSQALRLPKEFRFKSKEVEIFRRGDELVIREKAGTLARAFHLLAGLPDDLEIPNRTKDYPQKRKGL; this is encoded by the coding sequence ATGGCGACCGCAAAGGTGTTCCGTTCAGGAAATAGCCAGGCTTTACGCCTACCGAAGGAATTCCGGTTCAAGAGCAAAGAAGTCGAGATCTTTCGTCGCGGCGATGAACTCGTCATTCGTGAAAAGGCGGGAACCTTAGCAAGAGCATTCCACTTACTTGCCGGCTTACCAGACGATCTCGAAATACCAAATCGAACCAAAGACTACCCACAAAAGCGCAAGGGACTTTGA
- a CDS encoding aspartate ammonia-lyase yields the protein MSTAPSVGTRLEKDSIGPKEIPAHVYYGVQTARAVENYPISGMRAHPTLIRAIGMIKRAAAEANKELGLIDVRVADAIITAAQEVIDGKWDREFVVDVFQAGAGVSFHMNSNEVIANRAEEILGGKLGEYKRVHPNDHVNYGQSTNDVFPTAMRLATLIELEKLYPVLDAIAASFEKKGKEFWEVMKSGRTHMQDAVPIRLGQEFAAYGLTIRKAAQNIRSNSEDLHELGLGGSAVGTGINTHPDYRGLAIVKLMRISGQKLMPAVDMRWAMQSNAPMAEISGGLRNLALEVIRISNDVRLLSSGPNTGFAEIYLPALQPGSSIMPGKINPVMPELAAMVSFQVVGNDTAVAMAVQGGQLELNVMMPTMTYSVLQSITIMTNMLRQFDKFCISGLTVNKERCQFYAESTVSLATALNPYIGYQKAAEIVKESVETGKSIIDIARSKGLLKEEEIAEILDPVNMTEPQRPLDAAKKREAIKAR from the coding sequence ATGTCCACGGCCCCTTCTGTTGGCACCCGCTTAGAGAAAGACTCCATCGGTCCAAAAGAGATTCCAGCACATGTCTATTACGGCGTACAAACCGCCCGCGCGGTGGAGAACTATCCGATTTCGGGAATGCGAGCTCACCCGACGCTGATTCGTGCTATTGGCATGATTAAGCGGGCCGCAGCCGAAGCCAATAAGGAGCTCGGATTAATCGATGTGAGAGTTGCCGACGCCATCATTACCGCTGCCCAGGAAGTTATTGACGGCAAGTGGGACCGTGAGTTCGTTGTCGATGTCTTCCAGGCTGGCGCAGGTGTCAGCTTCCACATGAATTCGAACGAAGTGATCGCCAATCGGGCGGAGGAGATTCTCGGCGGCAAGCTCGGCGAATACAAACGAGTTCACCCCAACGATCACGTCAACTACGGACAGTCCACCAACGATGTCTTCCCTACCGCAATGCGCCTGGCCACGCTGATTGAGCTGGAGAAACTTTATCCGGTGCTCGACGCGATCGCGGCCAGCTTTGAGAAGAAGGGCAAGGAGTTTTGGGAAGTAATGAAGTCAGGGCGCACGCACATGCAGGACGCGGTGCCGATTCGCCTCGGCCAGGAGTTTGCCGCGTATGGACTGACGATCCGAAAAGCTGCGCAGAATATTCGCAGCAACTCTGAGGACTTGCACGAGCTGGGGCTCGGGGGATCGGCCGTGGGCACCGGCATCAATACACACCCTGACTATCGTGGGCTGGCGATTGTCAAGCTCATGCGCATCTCCGGCCAGAAGCTCATGCCGGCCGTGGATATGCGCTGGGCCATGCAATCGAATGCGCCTATGGCGGAGATCTCAGGCGGCTTGCGAAATCTCGCGCTTGAGGTAATACGCATCTCGAACGACGTACGCTTACTATCATCAGGTCCCAATACGGGATTCGCGGAAATTTACTTGCCCGCACTGCAGCCTGGATCGTCAATCATGCCGGGCAAGATCAATCCTGTAATGCCCGAACTCGCAGCAATGGTTTCTTTCCAGGTTGTCGGCAACGACACCGCAGTTGCTATGGCCGTTCAGGGCGGACAACTCGAACTAAACGTCATGATGCCGACGATGACCTACAGCGTGCTGCAGTCGATCACGATCATGACCAACATGCTGCGTCAGTTCGACAAGTTCTGCATCAGCGGCCTTACAGTGAACAAAGAACGGTGCCAGTTCTACGCCGAGAGCACGGTCTCGCTTGCAACGGCGCTGAATCCATACATCGGATATCAAAAAGCGGCAGAAATCGTGAAGGAATCGGTTGAGACGGGAAAGTCGATCATCGACATCGCGCGCTCCAAGGGACTCCTAAAAGAAGAGGAAATCGCTGAAATCCTTGATCCGGTGAACATGACGGAACCGCAACGCCCGCTCGACGCTGCGAAAAAGAGAGAAGCGATCAAGGCTCGCTGA
- a CDS encoding S9 family peptidase produces MRTLVCLVLLGTAFAVSGPNDRQITDPKSVTSQQNADAKAVPVEDLFFTRLISDAAWSPDGKQIELSTTLTGRANLWRVAANGSWPTQIVQSDERQHEGQWSPDSKWIAFTQDKGGNELWDIYVVSSNGSQLTNLSNTPDVREQSPRWSRDGQWLACIVKPKDASSYNVAVLEVATHQLRQLTHESDPQYTWSLVDWSPDGKTLYANRGDLLGANTDVYGIDAVSGSATNLTPHSGKSSHTGTSLSRDGRQILLASNEKGGFENIALLDVASRKMTWVTDTQWEASPGEFSPDGVHFSYELNQDGRRDVYLGDRNGQSRQLKMPEGITGLLGTQHFSPDGKSLMLAHAGSNTPNDLWIYDTSANQARQLTHSALASLTPQNFPQSQIVHYKSFDGKTISAFLYTPFNLKRDGSNPVVLYPHGGPTGQSEDTFNRTINALVSRGYIVIAPNPRGSSGYGIDFQNANYQDLGNGDLKDDMAAVQFVLDTGYADPKKVGVTGGSYGGYTTLMAVGKYPQTFAVAVDLFGPLDWFSMMKNSDPLLQQYIVSLLGDPQKNRAVYENTSPSKYVANIKAPLLVLQGENDPRVPKEETDQVVDMLKKRGNVVDVHYYPAEGHGFAKRENQIDAIKRTLDWFEKYLPTGAAAHPASGGR; encoded by the coding sequence ATGAGAACACTTGTGTGCCTAGTGCTTCTTGGTACCGCATTCGCCGTTTCCGGTCCCAACGACCGGCAAATCACCGATCCGAAATCCGTAACCTCACAGCAGAATGCTGATGCCAAGGCCGTTCCCGTCGAAGATCTGTTCTTCACGCGACTCATCTCTGACGCGGCCTGGTCGCCGGATGGCAAGCAGATCGAGCTGAGCACTACGCTTACCGGGCGCGCGAACTTGTGGCGAGTGGCAGCTAACGGAAGTTGGCCAACACAGATTGTGCAGTCCGACGAGCGTCAACACGAAGGCCAGTGGTCACCGGATAGCAAGTGGATTGCCTTCACGCAGGACAAGGGCGGTAACGAGCTTTGGGATATCTATGTAGTTTCGAGCAACGGATCGCAGCTCACCAACCTGAGCAACACGCCTGACGTTCGAGAGCAGTCGCCACGCTGGTCGCGCGACGGCCAGTGGCTCGCGTGCATCGTCAAGCCCAAGGATGCGTCTTCCTACAACGTCGCCGTTCTCGAAGTGGCGACTCACCAACTGCGCCAGCTCACGCACGAAAGCGATCCACAATACACATGGTCGCTTGTGGACTGGAGTCCGGATGGCAAGACTCTGTACGCAAATCGCGGCGACCTCCTAGGGGCCAACACAGATGTCTATGGGATCGATGCCGTTTCGGGAAGTGCAACAAACCTCACGCCACACTCCGGCAAGTCTTCGCACACGGGCACTTCGCTCTCTCGCGATGGCCGCCAAATTCTGCTTGCCTCGAACGAAAAAGGCGGATTCGAGAACATCGCCCTGCTCGATGTTGCCAGTCGAAAGATGACTTGGGTCACCGACACCCAGTGGGAGGCGAGCCCCGGCGAATTTTCCCCCGATGGCGTGCATTTCAGCTACGAGCTCAATCAGGACGGACGTAGAGACGTATATCTCGGCGATCGCAATGGGCAATCGCGCCAGCTCAAAATGCCCGAGGGGATCACTGGTCTTTTGGGAACGCAACACTTCTCCCCCGATGGCAAGAGCTTGATGCTTGCTCATGCGGGCTCGAATACTCCAAACGATCTCTGGATTTACGATACAAGTGCCAACCAGGCGCGGCAGCTCACGCATTCCGCGTTAGCAAGCTTGACTCCGCAAAACTTTCCGCAATCTCAGATCGTGCATTACAAGAGCTTCGACGGGAAGACTATCAGCGCCTTTCTCTACACGCCGTTTAATTTGAAACGCGATGGATCGAATCCCGTCGTTCTCTATCCGCACGGTGGTCCTACCGGTCAATCGGAGGACACGTTCAATCGAACGATTAACGCGCTAGTCTCGCGCGGGTACATCGTGATCGCGCCGAATCCGCGAGGCTCGAGTGGATATGGAATCGATTTCCAGAACGCCAATTATCAAGACCTGGGGAATGGCGATCTGAAAGACGATATGGCCGCCGTCCAATTTGTTCTCGACACAGGCTACGCCGATCCTAAGAAGGTCGGAGTTACCGGCGGCTCCTACGGCGGATACACCACGTTAATGGCTGTCGGCAAGTATCCTCAGACGTTTGCCGTGGCCGTGGACCTTTTTGGTCCACTCGATTGGTTCAGCATGATGAAGAACTCCGATCCACTTTTGCAGCAGTACATCGTGAGTCTGCTCGGAGATCCGCAGAAGAATCGGGCCGTCTATGAAAACACATCCCCAAGCAAGTATGTGGCGAACATCAAGGCTCCGCTGCTGGTTCTGCAGGGGGAAAACGATCCTCGAGTCCCAAAAGAGGAAACAGATCAAGTGGTCGATATGCTGAAGAAGCGCGGTAATGTGGTCGATGTCCACTACTACCCGGCCGAAGGCCACGGTTTCGCCAAGCGCGAAAACCAGATCGATGCCATCAAGCGGACGCTGGACTGGTTTGAGAAGTATCTGCCTACAGGAGCCGCTGCGCATCCTGCCTCGGGTGGACGGTGA
- a CDS encoding DoxX family protein, translating into MAQKVIYWIITGLLAAMSAFAAVSYLTGNSQAVQGFAHVGYPQQLRILLGIAKLLGAIVLVAPGLPKLKEWAYAGFTFAWIAAFVAHYLAKDGPTAFIPVVLLVFLAVSYATRPSSRKWQATAAT; encoded by the coding sequence ATGGCACAGAAAGTGATCTACTGGATAATCACAGGTCTATTGGCCGCGATGTCGGCCTTTGCCGCCGTCAGCTATCTGACGGGCAATTCTCAGGCAGTTCAAGGGTTCGCTCACGTGGGATATCCACAGCAGTTGCGCATTCTGCTTGGGATTGCCAAACTCCTGGGAGCGATCGTCCTTGTAGCTCCTGGACTTCCCAAGCTCAAAGAGTGGGCTTACGCTGGATTCACCTTCGCCTGGATCGCAGCATTCGTTGCGCACTATTTGGCCAAAGATGGCCCGACAGCGTTTATTCCGGTCGTGTTGCTGGTATTCCTGGCCGTTTCTTATGCAACGCGTCCGTCCAGTCGCAAGTGGCAAGCGACGGCTGCGACGTAG